In Spinacia oleracea cultivar Varoflay chromosome 5, BTI_SOV_V1, whole genome shotgun sequence, a single window of DNA contains:
- the LOC110787296 gene encoding SWI/SNF complex component SNF12 homolog isoform X1 — protein sequence MENFENGPFLPVPRAGVPPVLAQGRTLTQPQEMAQKYNQAAQVPVHSNARVVNQGTSSNSISAAVSSSVGAAATGSATTKKGQSKNSSKPQSSSGTGGGTPFKTMELAPAARRKKRKVSEKKLPDRVAALLPESALYTQLVKLEAKVDAAIARKKSDIQDTVTTPPCAQRTLRIYVFNTFANQPLESGESKSSEVPTWTLKIMGNMLEDGGDSSSDSMVNRSIHYPKFSSFFKKITIYLDQTLYPDNHVILWESSRSRVLHEGFEVKRKGDKEFTAIIRLEMNHVPEKFKLSAALTQVLGIEVETRPRIMAALWHYVKVKKLQDPDDPAVFTCDPPLRKVFGEEKVKFAVASQKLTQHLSPLQPIHLEHKIKLSGNNPSGNICYDVLVDVPFPLEKDMSVLLEKMDKSREIDDYDNSIVAAIKKINEHRQRQAFFLGFSHSPAEFINSLIDSQDRDLKVVAGDAIRNVEKEHRSEFFNQPWVEDAVIRHLNRKNASAGDVAGTT from the exons ATGGAAAACTTTGAAAATGGACCTTTTCTCCCTGTGCCCAGGGCAGGCGTCCCTCCTGTCCTAGCTCAGGGACGGACCTTGACTCAACCCCAGGAAATGGCTCAAAAGTATAATCAAGCTGCACAAGTTCCGGTGCATTCCAATGCCCGTGTTGTGAACCAAGGGACTAGTAGTAATAGTATTAGTGCCGCTGTGTCTTCGTCTGTTGGTGCTGCTGCAACTGGTTCTGCGACTACAAAGAAGGGTCAAAGCAAAAATTCTAGTAAGCCTCAAAGTTCTTCTGGAACTGGTGGTGGTACTCCGTTTAAGACGATGGAGCTTGCTCCGGCTGCTCGTAGGAAGAAGAGGAAGGTTTCGGAGAAGAAATTACCGGATAGAGTGGCAGCCCTTTTGCCAGAAAGTGCTCTTTACACCCAGCTAGTAAAATTGGAAGCCAAGGTTGACGCTGCCATTGCTAGAAAGAAATCAGACATTCAGGATACAGTAACAACACCTCCTTGTGCTCAGAGAACGCTTCGTATTTATGTGTTCAACACTTTCGCCAATCAGCCACTTGAAAGTGGTGAAAGCAAGAGCTCCGAAGTGCCAACTTGGACGCTTAAGATTATGGGGAATATGTTAGAAGATGGGGGTGATTCTAGCTCTGACAGTATGGTTAATAGGTCTATTCATTACCCAAAGTTCTCGTCGTTCTTCAAGAAGATAACAATTTACTTGGATCAGACCCTTTATCCCGATAACCATGTAATTTTATGGGAAAGTTCTCGTTCTCGCGTGCTTCATGAAGGGTTTGAGGTTAAAAGGAAGGGAGATAAGGAATTTACAGCAATTATAAGGCTTGAAATGAATCATGTTCCCGAGAAGTTTAAACTATCAGCTGCTCTTACTCAAGTCCTTGGAATTGAGGTAGAAACTCGTCCAAGGATCATGGCTGCATTATGGCACTATGTGAAGGTTAAGAAGTTGCAGGACCCGGACGATCCAGCAGTTTTTACATGCGATCCACCTCTTCGGAAAGTGTTTGGAGAAGAAAAGGTTAAGTTTGCTGTGGCTTCACAGAAGCTTACTCAACATTTATCTCCTCTGCAACCCATACATTTGGAGCATAAGATTAAGCTTTCTGGAAACAATCCAAGTGGAAATATTTGTTACGATGTGCTAGTCGATGTTCCCTTTCCTTTAGAGAAAGATATGTCTGTACTCCTGGAAAAGATGGATAAAAGCAGAGAAATAGATGATTATGACAATTCCATTGTTGCTGCTATAAAGAAGATCAATGAGCATCGACAAAGGCAGGCCTTTTTCCTTGGATTTAGTCACTCACCTGCAGAGTTCATCAACTCTTTGATTGATTCCCAGGATAGAGATTTGAAGGTTGTTGCTGGTGACGCTATTCGTAATGTTGAGAAAGAACATCGAAGTGAATTTTTCAACCAACCTTG GGTTGAAGATGCTGTTATCCGTCACTTGAATCGCAAAAATGCCAGCGCGGGTGATGTTGCAGGAACTACATGA
- the LOC110787296 gene encoding SWI/SNF complex component SNF12 homolog isoform X2, whose protein sequence is MAQKYNQAAQVPVHSNARVVNQGTSSNSISAAVSSSVGAAATGSATTKKGQSKNSSKPQSSSGTGGGTPFKTMELAPAARRKKRKVSEKKLPDRVAALLPESALYTQLVKLEAKVDAAIARKKSDIQDTVTTPPCAQRTLRIYVFNTFANQPLESGESKSSEVPTWTLKIMGNMLEDGGDSSSDSMVNRSIHYPKFSSFFKKITIYLDQTLYPDNHVILWESSRSRVLHEGFEVKRKGDKEFTAIIRLEMNHVPEKFKLSAALTQVLGIEVETRPRIMAALWHYVKVKKLQDPDDPAVFTCDPPLRKVFGEEKVKFAVASQKLTQHLSPLQPIHLEHKIKLSGNNPSGNICYDVLVDVPFPLEKDMSVLLEKMDKSREIDDYDNSIVAAIKKINEHRQRQAFFLGFSHSPAEFINSLIDSQDRDLKVVAGDAIRNVEKEHRSEFFNQPWVEDAVIRHLNRKNASAGDVAGTT, encoded by the exons ATGGCTCAAAAGTATAATCAAGCTGCACAAGTTCCGGTGCATTCCAATGCCCGTGTTGTGAACCAAGGGACTAGTAGTAATAGTATTAGTGCCGCTGTGTCTTCGTCTGTTGGTGCTGCTGCAACTGGTTCTGCGACTACAAAGAAGGGTCAAAGCAAAAATTCTAGTAAGCCTCAAAGTTCTTCTGGAACTGGTGGTGGTACTCCGTTTAAGACGATGGAGCTTGCTCCGGCTGCTCGTAGGAAGAAGAGGAAGGTTTCGGAGAAGAAATTACCGGATAGAGTGGCAGCCCTTTTGCCAGAAAGTGCTCTTTACACCCAGCTAGTAAAATTGGAAGCCAAGGTTGACGCTGCCATTGCTAGAAAGAAATCAGACATTCAGGATACAGTAACAACACCTCCTTGTGCTCAGAGAACGCTTCGTATTTATGTGTTCAACACTTTCGCCAATCAGCCACTTGAAAGTGGTGAAAGCAAGAGCTCCGAAGTGCCAACTTGGACGCTTAAGATTATGGGGAATATGTTAGAAGATGGGGGTGATTCTAGCTCTGACAGTATGGTTAATAGGTCTATTCATTACCCAAAGTTCTCGTCGTTCTTCAAGAAGATAACAATTTACTTGGATCAGACCCTTTATCCCGATAACCATGTAATTTTATGGGAAAGTTCTCGTTCTCGCGTGCTTCATGAAGGGTTTGAGGTTAAAAGGAAGGGAGATAAGGAATTTACAGCAATTATAAGGCTTGAAATGAATCATGTTCCCGAGAAGTTTAAACTATCAGCTGCTCTTACTCAAGTCCTTGGAATTGAGGTAGAAACTCGTCCAAGGATCATGGCTGCATTATGGCACTATGTGAAGGTTAAGAAGTTGCAGGACCCGGACGATCCAGCAGTTTTTACATGCGATCCACCTCTTCGGAAAGTGTTTGGAGAAGAAAAGGTTAAGTTTGCTGTGGCTTCACAGAAGCTTACTCAACATTTATCTCCTCTGCAACCCATACATTTGGAGCATAAGATTAAGCTTTCTGGAAACAATCCAAGTGGAAATATTTGTTACGATGTGCTAGTCGATGTTCCCTTTCCTTTAGAGAAAGATATGTCTGTACTCCTGGAAAAGATGGATAAAAGCAGAGAAATAGATGATTATGACAATTCCATTGTTGCTGCTATAAAGAAGATCAATGAGCATCGACAAAGGCAGGCCTTTTTCCTTGGATTTAGTCACTCACCTGCAGAGTTCATCAACTCTTTGATTGATTCCCAGGATAGAGATTTGAAGGTTGTTGCTGGTGACGCTATTCGTAATGTTGAGAAAGAACATCGAAGTGAATTTTTCAACCAACCTTG GGTTGAAGATGCTGTTATCCGTCACTTGAATCGCAAAAATGCCAGCGCGGGTGATGTTGCAGGAACTACATGA